One Rhodothermaceae bacterium genomic window carries:
- a CDS encoding Gfo/Idh/MocA family oxidoreductase — MAQRFLVSRRDFMRSSAIGTAGLAMGARPSFVPPSDRITVGMIGAGARAHGLVESLKAFPEVEIVAACDAYTGRLERMKRRTNGTAKTMADYREIIARDDIDAVVISSPDHWHYQHSVDSLNAGKHAYIEKPMTYSIEEGAGIIEAQRRNNLAVQVGSPGPNGVLVQKARKMIKEGKLGQVTMIRASTNRNTASGAWIYPIPPDASPETVDWDLFLGSAPKRPYSPERFFRWRCYKDYSGGLSTDLYVHTCTTINYVMDAKIPESVMAMGDLYRWIHSRDVPDTINASLKYPDGFMVNLSGTFNNQGGNSGGMRILGTEGALVFGGGLRFIPERVNESNGWITESWPKALADAYIADPATRHEEMPSSRPQATLAGEEVYYPEGESSMHVHIREWLDAIRNGSATKEDAEVGHHAAACAHMINASIEKEKMVRWDGKKLKTN; from the coding sequence ATGGCTCAGCGTTTTTTAGTTTCCAGACGAGATTTTATGCGTTCCAGTGCAATTGGCACAGCCGGGCTCGCGATGGGAGCCCGACCATCTTTTGTTCCCCCAAGTGACCGAATTACCGTCGGTATGATTGGTGCGGGTGCCAGAGCGCATGGACTGGTTGAGTCTCTCAAAGCATTTCCTGAGGTTGAGATCGTAGCCGCTTGCGACGCCTACACCGGCCGCTTGGAGCGCATGAAGAGGCGCACGAATGGCACGGCCAAAACCATGGCCGATTACAGAGAGATCATCGCTCGGGATGACATTGATGCGGTTGTGATTTCCAGTCCTGATCACTGGCATTACCAGCATTCGGTTGACTCGTTGAACGCAGGCAAGCATGCATATATTGAGAAGCCTATGACCTACTCCATAGAAGAAGGGGCGGGCATTATTGAGGCTCAGAGGAGAAATAATCTTGCTGTACAGGTGGGTAGTCCCGGACCAAACGGTGTGCTTGTTCAAAAGGCACGTAAGATGATCAAGGAAGGTAAGCTAGGACAGGTCACGATGATCCGTGCAAGCACCAATCGCAATACTGCTTCCGGTGCATGGATTTACCCAATTCCCCCGGATGCTTCCCCTGAGACGGTAGACTGGGACTTATTCCTCGGCTCTGCTCCCAAGCGGCCGTATAGTCCTGAACGATTCTTTCGGTGGCGATGCTACAAAGATTATTCGGGTGGTTTGTCTACTGATCTGTACGTTCATACGTGTACTACCATCAACTATGTGATGGATGCCAAAATTCCGGAAAGCGTGATGGCCATGGGGGATTTGTACCGGTGGATCCACTCCCGGGACGTGCCGGATACGATCAATGCATCACTGAAGTATCCTGATGGCTTTATGGTGAATCTCAGTGGGACGTTCAATAATCAGGGAGGCAATTCGGGTGGTATGCGGATTCTGGGAACTGAGGGGGCCCTGGTGTTTGGAGGTGGGCTACGCTTTATTCCCGAGCGGGTCAATGAGAGCAATGGCTGGATCACCGAAAGTTGGCCGAAGGCCTTGGCAGATGCGTACATTGCAGACCCTGCAACTCGCCATGAAGAAATGCCTTCGAGTCGCCCCCAAGCGACACTTGCTGGCGAGGAAGTCTATTATCCAGAGGGCGAATCTTCCATGCATGTACATATTCGAGAATGGCTTGACGCGATTCGCAATGGTAGTGCAACGAAGGAAGATGCAGAGGTAGGGCATCACGCCGCTGCATGTGCACATATGATCAATGCTTCGATTGAAAAAGAGAAGATGGTCAGGTGGGATGGGAAAAAACTGAAAACAAACTAG